In Uranotaenia lowii strain MFRU-FL chromosome 2, ASM2978415v1, whole genome shotgun sequence, one genomic interval encodes:
- the LOC129741618 gene encoding uncharacterized protein LOC129741618: MSRSMLKALQKRERQLYVIFDGTDRFIQTYHIGSDRCQLSSRLQVIDTVYSEFFEIRSKIEMLLDEAAEKEQKDADSEVKGEIAKQREEENDKILQQLQGDKDALGVNTTSNQSQSASGNTSRVKLPEIRLPSFSGTIREWVTFRDSFRCLIHDNEHLTKMDKFTYLRSSLQGDALKEINNIELSEANYDVAWKMLEVRYENKKLIVKAHLDALFALEPIKKENYDGLNFLISEFEKNLMMLQKIGEPTESWSTILVYMLCARLDSATLRQWETHYGSKEVPTYDELLLFLQGHCSVLQSITSARSPPSEARQTRSTVCHTTIRSDSRCPFCTETWHSPFHCQRFLRLKISERVEAANRSRVCRNCLQPGHFATNCTRSSCRLCQQRHHTMLHATRSSVPNPSNPRLSQQSIAQPSNQESTHIYPQQAYQQQRQQTMPIVTETHTQPLNATHDSPNTTTQINSPMPSTSHSYVALHVKPASNTLLPTALINIKDRYGNALVARALLDSCSQHCLMTEEFSRKLKLEETPTFLSVQGIGSSEETMQFFVLPKLKLQIPKTSFDPSPMSFPDSSLLADPYFYESKQVDVIIGAEYYLGLLTNDRRKVTKNGPTLHNTVFGWIVSGRIDDSPQNVSHNLITSSITARFELAIQHGIGSALHHLSHRAYHRTDTKARWSVPFCFKVYLGHSIPGERRIKQPYRRAALHR, from the exons ATGTCGAGAAGTATGCTGAAGGCTTTGCAAAAACGTGAGCGGCAGTTATATGTGATTTTTGATGGTACTGATAGATTTATCCAAACCTATCACATCGGTAGTGATCGGTGCCAGTTAAGCTCAAGGTTGCAAGTGATTGATACAGTGTACAGCGAGTTTTTCGAAATTCGGAGCAAGATCGAAATGTTGCTGGATGAAGCGGCCGAGAAAGAGCAGAAAGATGCTGACAGCGAAGTCAAAGGGGAGATAGCAAAACAGCGCGAAGAAGAGAACGACAAAATTCTGCAGCA ACTTCAAGGCGATAAGGATGCCTTAGGGGTAAACACAACCAGCAACCAGAGTCAGTCTGCGTCAGGAAATACGTCAAGAGTAAAGCTGCCCGAGATTCGTCTGCCGTCCTTCAGTGGAACAATCAGAGAATGGGTTACATTTAGAGATTCTTTTCGTTGTCTCATTCACGACAACGAGCATCTgacgaaaatggacaaattCACTTACCTCCGTTCCTCTCTGCAAGGTGATGCACTGAAGGAAATAAACAACATCGAGCTGTCAGAGGCGAACTACGACGTCGCCTGGAAAATGTTAGAAGTCCGCTACGAAAATAAAAAGCTAATTGTCAAGGCTCATCTCGACGCTCTCTTCGCCCTCGAACCGATTAAAAAAGAGAACTACGACGGTCTGAACTTCCTTATCAGCGAGTTTGAGAAAAACTTGATGATGTTGCAGAAAATTGGTGAGCCAACGGAGTCTTGGAGTACAATACTAGTCTACATGTTGTGCGCTAGACTAGATTCTGCAACATTGCGCCAATGGGAGACGCATTACGGGTCTAAGGAGGTCCCAACGTACGATGAGCTGCTACTGTTCTTGCAAGGTCACTGCTCAGTTCTCCAATCAATCACCTCTGCAAGAAGTCCACCATCCGAAGCACGTCAAACAAGATCAACAGTTTGCCATACAACCATCCGATCGGATTCACGATGCCCGTTTTGTACCGAAACATGGCACTCACCGTTTCACTGCCAGAGATTCCTTCGATTGAAGATATCAGAACGTGTCGAAGCCGCCAATCGAAGTCGAGTCTGTCGAAATTGTCTACAGCCTGGTCATTTTGCGACGAACTGCACTCGTAGCAGTTGTCGATTATGTCAACAAAGGCATCACACTATGTTGCATGCTACGCGATCCTCCGTTCCAAATCCGTCGAATCCGAGACTCAGTCAACAGTCAATAGCACAACCCTCTAATCAAGAAAGCACCCATATTTATCCACAGCAAGCCTATCAACAGCAAAGACAACAAACCATGCCAATAGTTACGGAAACACACACTCAACCACTAAATGCAACACACGATTCACCAAACACAACCACACAAATCAATTCACCTATGCCAAGCACAAGCCATAGCTACGTAGCACTACATGTTAAGCCTGCATCAAATACTCTGCTTCCTACCGCTCTTATCAATATCAAAGACCGCTACGGTAACGCTCTGGTAGCCAGAGCCCTGTTAGACAGTTGTTCGCAACATTGTCTAATGACAGAAGAGTTTTCGAGAAAGCTGAAGCTCGAAGAAACACCCACGTTTTTGTCAGTCCAGGGTATTGGGTCGTCTGA AGAAACCATGCAGTTCTTCGTTTTACCAAAACTTAAGCTACAAATACCCAAAACATCGTTTGATCCGTCACCCATGTCGTTTCCCGATTCCTCTTTGCTAGCTGATCCTTATTTCTACGAATCAAAGCAGGTCGATGTCATCATTGGTGCGGAATACTATTTGGGTCTGTTGACGAATGATCGAAGAAAGGTTACGAAGAATGGTCCCACACTCCATAACACAGTTTTTGGTTGGATTGTTTCAGGTCGAATAGACGATTCTCCGCAAAACGTGTCACACAATTTG ATAACGTCGTCGATCACAGCACGGTTCGAGTTGGCCATCCAGCACGGTATAGGCAGCGCATTGCACCACTTGAGCCACAGGGCGTATCACCGGACAGACACGAAGGCGCGTTGGTCGGTTCCGTTCTGCTTCAAGGTGTACCTAGGCCATTCCATTCCGGGCGAACGTCGAATCAAGCAACCTTACAGACGAGCTGCGCTTCATCGATAG